A stretch of DNA from Vicia villosa cultivar HV-30 ecotype Madison, WI unplaced genomic scaffold, Vvil1.0 ctg.001343F_1_1_3, whole genome shotgun sequence:
CATGTGTCTATCTCTCTCATCATTTCTATCTCTTtgcattaattttgatttttttacctTTTCTTTCATCACACACAAAGTTAAAGCTGGACTCCTGCTAGACAGCAGGGGATCCAAATCCCTTATTATCCTTTCTCGTGTATCAAAGTTTTTTGTTGTGGAAAATGCATAATGATGTCTACACATATTTGATTTTACCACATAGTAAAGAGTTCTACATATTTGTAAGAAAAAAGGTAACATGCCGAAATATTAAAAGTAATTTATCATGTAAACAATGTGAGAGATACTAGATAAGTTAAATTTATGTACTCAACATTTAGGACTTTCATCGATGTGCTCAACATATTCATAAAAGCTGTAGTCATCCCACATCTTCGCCATAATTTGAGACATGTCAAAGTTTAATCTCTTATACTAAGGGGTTATTTTCTATTTAGATAAACTTTCTTATTCCTTAATGATTTAGAATATGTTtagatattataaaataaattgagCAAAATAGAGTGGAAAATAGAGTGGAACAgacaaaatgaattaaagaacTCATTTTATTATTTGTATGTTTTATTAtggaatatattaattttatcatttcgtCCAAATTAAAGagtacaaaaaataataaaaagtgacgaaatagaataaaatttattatattaggTTTCACGACTAGAATTCGTCTTATTAAAAATGAACGAGTAAGATATCGCGGGTTCGAACTCACACTTCTACTTTTAATGTTCCTACACAACTACTAGTTATGCTGTTTTACCAAGACAAAATACTTCTTTTACTTAAAAGCTATTTGGCaatgttaatttttaaatttatattacgatatataacttataaatttatatatttaaaaatcattttttttacgaGTTTGAGTTTGTAGcttattttgattatataattCAAGTACTATATTGTTTTGTTGGACCAAATATAATAGATACCTAATAAGCTAGCGGAGAGCAGTTAAAATTTTAGTTGATATCTTATAAACTAATTGATGTCTAATAGAGAATAAACGATTTATTGAATTATTGAATTTGCAGTGTTTCGTAAAATTAGTAGTAAAATTAGTTATTATACCAACTTATCAAAttataaaatgacaaaaaaatttaattttaatttatttaggaTAACAAGATTAAAGTGAAAAGAAAACGATTATGAATTATaaactttaatatataaataCTTAAATTAgctgataaaaatattaaatggatGAAAAATTATATTCAATTGGATAGATATTTTCCGATAGAACAATGGATCGGTTAAAACTTAAAACGTCATTTTTACCTCCCCAAAACAAACAAGCTTACCAATTCTATGCAAGATACCTATACAGTTTTCTGTCTCTATTATCTCTCTCCATAAATTCCCTCTCAATAAGAGACTCAATCCGTTTCTTCACATCGGTTAAATTTGCGAGGAATTGCGGCTGTAACAGCTTTGTGACCTCAGCTATAAGATTGTTATGATCAAGCTGCTTCCTAGCTTTCATAATCCTTACTATTACTGAGTCAATTTGCAACTTCCGGTCCTCATGTACTTTTTGTGGAGTTTCCTGTTTCTCTGGTTCTGCTTCCTTTGTTGCAACTACAGTTCCTATTTTTACCTTATACAGTTTGCTACTGAAGTTGTCGTTAAAAAAGAATGCATCATCCTCACCGACATCTTTAGTCATAGGCTCCTTCCTAAGGACATTTCTTCCCTTAACCAAAGCCAAAGATTGCAGACACCTCTTCAAATCTGAAGCTGGAATCTCAGTTGCCTGCTCAATTTCCTTGTAGCTTAGTCTATCAGCATCATTAAACAGCATGAGAACACACATTTGATAGGTGGAGACATTTAACTCGTGTCTCTGACCTTTCTCAAAAGTAGCTTTCAAGTCTGCTGTGCCCATATTAGTTTGCCATGTCAACCTCCTGCCAGTATGAATGCCGAGGTAATATGACTGAAATTTCTCGCAAAGTTCCAACATTTCCACCGGAAGGTTACATGCCACACTAGCAAGAGATGGCCAAGACCCTGTCGTTAGAATCTGCACAGTAAGTGTAGGACCATCACCTAACTCAGGGTGGCGGGCATAAAAGCCTTGCATTGTGTCTAAACTGGTTTTCATGTCAGTAAACATGCCCTCTAATTTTGAGGAAAATTGGAATCCACATTCTGTCTTGAGCTTGACTATGAAACTTCTTTCAGCATCATTAGAAACTGTTTTTCCAGACAAAAGTCGCTTTGCCAGATGCTGTTTGTAATACTTCTCAAACACATCTTTTTCATCCAAGTACCGGAATAGGATCATCACTTTGTCAAGAGTAACCTCAATATCACCCTCGCTAACTCCCTTTAGACCCTTTCGAAACTTATCATCTACAAATAGTGAAATGAGCTCTGGAGAACGGGGGTTCAAGTTAATgaaatatttaaatgataaattcAAAGCATCTCGGAACAACTTGTTGTTACTAAACGCCATGTTTAAAATCTTGTCGTATTTATCTTTCTCATCCAAGAGCCTCAGCACAAATTCAACAGGATCCTTCAACCTTTCTGGATCAGTCACAAGCTGTTTACCGGATTCTCTCATGTGTGAAATCAGCACTTCAGTTATATTCGGGAGACCATCATTAACACGACCGAACAAGTTATACATTCTCCCCAAATCTTCATATTTATCATCACAAAGCATGTTAACTAAGCCAGAGTTTTCCATGTGGATTAATCTCAGCATGTGATTTTCAATCATCTCCTTCTCCACCACATTAGTAATCTTCTTTTCAGTCCTAGGGTCCAAGTAATGGTTCACTCTATCCATTTCCTCATCCAGGCGCCTCTCAGCTTTCTTGAGATAATCCCCGCAATCACAACACTCAATATATTTCTGGGATTCAAACCTGTAGAAATCAGCTGAAACTTGCAGAAAATGAGTCTCAAATTCTTGTCTATAAACAGGACCTAAATCCATCAGCATCATTGTTATATTCCTAAGCAGACCTCTATTAACAACATCTCCAACACGCTCACTGTATACTAAATCCAAAAGCATACTCAACAGTCGAGTCCTTATCTGGTTGGAATGAATAACATTTTCTCTCCACAGGTTCAGGCCAAGTGCATAAACTCTGGGCTTCTGGGTAATTGTTGTATAAGTCCGGTCCATGTACATCAGAATGTCTCTAATCATTTCTAACGCCTTATTATGATCAATCCATTTTCTGTTGAGTTCTTCCAGAAAGGAAATTCCTTGAATGGCTTCAACAGATCTGGCTATCTCTTTGAGATGAAAAGTCATGGTGGCAACCAACCCAGTGTATAGCTTCTCACCAAATTTGTGAAGAACCATATTGTAAGCATTCCTAAATccacaaaataaaaacaataaaatattagATGATAAAAAGCATTCCTTACTTCAGAAATACAAAATGAAATAAATGCTATCTTTCCAAATAAGATTCAATTTGGGTCCTTAGCATCAACATATTTAATACGTAAAAAAGAGTCCATTGCTGGGAACTCAAACCTAGGTTATAACCAAGTCACTTGTAATTAATACGTGAAATGTCGAGATTATTCGGAAGTTAGAAGGATAAAACATTACATGAATCTAATAGATCCCTATTTCAAACCTAGGTTATAATCAAGTCACTTGTAATTAATATGTGAAATAAAGAGATTATTCAGATGTTAGAAGGATAAAACATCACATAAATCTAATAGATCTCTATTTCCTTTTTTGAAGCCTACAGCCTTCACACAAGGATGGCATACTACAAAAGGAATCACTCCAAGCAAGAAAATGGATGCTTTACAAAGTCATCATAATCTGAAAGCAGCTTATGGCAATATAAGtgacacttttaaaaaaaaaagaaaataataagtgAACCTAATTCTTTAATCAAAGAGGAAGGGTAAACTCTActgtttggataaacagcttATAGCTCAAATGCTTATCAAAATAAACGTTACGAATAAGCTTACATAAGCTATTTTTATAACATAAGATAAAATAactttaaattgtttttatatagATTCCAAGATATTTTCGTAAGCTATTTTGGAAAAGTTatgaaaaagaaactcaaaaaagTTTAAGAAATATGTCATAAGCCGTTTTGGTTCAGACTACCAAACAGTTTCACAAAACTTATGCCAATAGATAAGCTCCAATAAGTTAATCCGAACAGGCATGTAATCTGAAAACAGCTTATGACAATAAGTGATTTGAAAGAACTAATCAAAATCGTTTTCATAATTTCGTCCAAATATTTATGCAAGTAAGTACTTAAGGCATAAGATAAGCAAATAAGCTCTTCCAACCAAACATCCCCtaagaatgcaaaatcataatcaaaatcaatcatcatgataataataataataataacaacaacaaataaaacaAAGTTTTCTAAGAATCAACAACAGTAAGCAAAAtcatgaagagaaaaaaaagaaccTGTAAAGCTCTTCAAAACTGAGAGTACTAGCGTTCTGATTATATATCTCATGAATTGCATGTTCCAAAACGTTCCAAGTGTGGTCAGCATATCTCGGATCCATGATAACTCTCTGCTTCCAGAACGTTGCTTCGTTTTTTCTTTGGTTTAACGCTTTGCAGTTGAATGAAGTTCGGTTTTATACTTATGAAGTTCGGTTTGGTTCAACGGATATGCACAGAGGTAGAAATGGGAAatggaaattttttaaatttatggtATGATATGATTTAAATACCttataaagtttaattaaaaaatgtatatagtTGTCTTTATTAGTAATTTTACGAATATGGTATtctgttaaaaaaatataaatggtaaagaataattaaaaaataaatagtaaatgaaaataaaaggaaaaaaataaaaataaaaagaaaataatcacGTATTTTAAGTAAAATATTGTAAATAGTAGGATTCATGAACCAAAAAACACAGCAATATTCatgtattttcttataaaaatagtaaCTACTCTATTTGAAGGAGAGGAAAAAtacaaagaataaaaaaaaattactataaAAATACTTTTTCTGAATAAATGTATAAAAACGTATTTTGGATTGGGCTTATGACTGGCGCCCAGCGTCGGGCAGGGTCAATTCAGCGAAGTCAACATGAAGGCCCAACGGAATATCCATTTGCTCATAATCGTTAGAGCGTCACAACCACATGCCCCACGTAGAGCACGTGGTCAACTGTCCACCGAAATATTCGGTCTTTCTCCTCCGAACCCTACAGGCAGTCCATCCAGGATGGGAGTCACATGCTAACTCTGCCCTACCACGTAGGATCCTGACAGTCTGTTGTTTTAGGCCTCCATGATCTAGCTCAAAACAACAGATCTTGGCCCAGCGCCGAGGGCTATAAATATCCTCTTTCACAAGAGGGTCAGGTAATCGTTCACTTCCATTCTACATGTTTGCTTTCTCACTTTGAACTTCACTTTGGCATTTGAGTGTCCTGTAGGTACCCCCTCTTCTTCTTTGGACCGACCAGAATCACGTTGTAGGCCTAGGCGGTCGTCTAATCTCAGTATGATCAGTGGCGCCGTATGTGGGAATTTAACTACTTCCCCATTTTCTCCTGAATTAGACCAAAGCAATCCAATATCAACCTACCGATAACAATGGCCAGCCAACACGGCGACAACGTGAACCCTTTCCTCATCACCGAAAACCAGGAAAATAATGGGACAACTGGTAGCGAGGAAGGTGACGCCAGGGACGGGCAGTCCTCCTCTCCCTCATCCAAGGACACAAGCTACCACACCTCCCGACAACATATCCTCGGCGACACCATCAAGAGATCCCCGTTCCGCCTAACACGGACCCGACCACTGCGGCCCTACTCACGATCATCAACCAGATGAACTTCCTCATCTTCCTGCAGAACCAGCGAATTGCAATGTAAGAGGCTGAACGCCAATCTCCAACCCCGAGAAAGCACCGATCCAAGTCCCGCACCTCAAGGCCGGCAAGCAGCCCCGACCAGCAGACAAGCAAGCCCTCCAAGAGGAGCAGAAGCCACGTCCTAACGCCGGATCAATCGACCTCGACAAACGCTTCACCAAAGACGAACTGAAGGAAGAGAAGAAACATGGAGAAGAAGCTCGAACAGATGATGCATCCCAGACAAGGACTTCGAAGTCATTCTCCTTGGAGATAGCCCGGACAAAGGCGTGAAGACTGGAACAAACCTCCCCGCCTTAGCAAGGAAACAACTCAAAGCTTGCCTTCGATAGAATGCTGACTTGTTTGCGTGGAGCACAAcggagatgcccggactcgaccttGAGGTCGTCTGTCATCAACTGACCATAGACCCCGTCGCTAGGGCGGTAGTTCAACGTAGGCTTAGCAGTCTCCGAAAAAAGCGGAGGCTGctgaaaaagttataaaagacctcttagaggcaaattttatttctaagGCCCAGTACACAACCTGGCTGTCTAATTTTGTACTTGTCAAAAAGTCTAATGGaaatggagaatgtgcgttgattatactgATATCAATCGGGCTTGTCCCAAAGATACTTATCCTTTATCTAACATTGataggctggtcgacaactcAGCCAACTATAAACTTTTATCATTTATGGATGCATATTCGGGTTATAATCAAATACTCATGGAGAGGAGCGACAAACAACGCACGACATTCTTGACGGAGTCGAGCTGCTACTACAACGTAATTCCCTTAGTCTGAAAAACGTTAGAGAAACTTATCAACGAACGATAAACAAAGTATTCCACAGCGAGATCGGAGATACCCTCGAAgtctacatggacgacatgatcatGAAGTCCTGAAAGGAAGTCGACCACACAATCCATCTGAGGAAGGTCTTCGATCAGGCGAGGTGGTGCAAAATGAGATTAAACCCAGGAAAATGCACATTTGGGGTACGAGCAGGCAAGTTAAAGGAATGAGGAATTGAGGCAAACCCTGAAAAGTGTTGGGCATTCCATGAGTTCCCTACCCCGCACACAAAAAAATCTATCTAATCCCTGAATGTAATGCTCACTTTGTTATCTAATTTCGTGGCGAAATATGTCCAATATGCACTCCCATTATTTAAACTCCTGCGCAAGGAAGCATCCTTTGAATGGACTGACGAGTGCGAGAAAGCCCTCCTCCATCTCAAACGAACTCTTTCACAAATCCGTGATCTAGGAGACTCTCCCCCGTCCAAGCATTAAGAAACCCGCAAGCATGCTCGAGGTAAATGCCATAGGGGAAAGCaacttgatcagtgcatttttatgcacgttcccttatatttttacttaggcatttctatcgttttgtttgtttatttttgtattttacaatgtttttatatttcagtttatttttatcgttatttaatttttgtattttattttcagcttTGACAGCTTTCACGGAAAC
This window harbors:
- the LOC131634736 gene encoding cullin-3A-like codes for the protein MVLHKFGEKLYTGLVATMTFHLKEIARSVEAIQGISFLEELNRKWIDHNKALEMIRDILMYMDRTYTTITQKPRVYALGLNLWRENVIHSNQIRTRLLSMLLDLVYSERVGDVVNRGLLRNITMMLMDLGPVYRQEFETHFLQVSADFYRFESQKYIECCDCGDYLKKAERRLDEEMDRVNHYLDPRTEKKITNVVEKEMIENHMLRLIHMENSGLVNMLCDDKYEDLGRMYNLFGRVNDGLPNITEVLISHMRESGKQLVTDPERLKDPVEFVLRLLDEKDKYDKILNMAFSNNKLFRDALNLSFKYFINLNPRSPELISLFVDDKFRKGLKGVSEGDIEVTLDKVMILFRYLDEKDVFEKYYKQHLAKRLLSGKTVSNDAERSFIVKLKTECGFQFSSKLEGMFTDMKTSLDTMQGFYARHPELGDGPTLTVQILTTGSWPSLASVACNLPVEMLELCEKFQSYYLGIHTGRRLTWQTNMGTADLKATFEKGQRHELNVSTYQMCVLMLFNDADRLSYKEIEQATEIPASDLKRCLQSLALVKGRNVLRKEPMTKDVGEDDAFFFNDNFSSKLYKVKIGTVVATKEAEPEKQETPQKVHEDRKLQIDSVIVRIMKARKQLDHNNLIAEVTKLLQPQFLANLTDVKKRIESLIEREFMERDNRDRKLYRYLA